tcaatTTATGTAGTGTTTGTGGGCCAATttgttattataccctttacTATTACTGTGGCGTAGGAAATAATAGGTTAGTAACGTTCATTAggtcttgtcaaattttgttttatttctatagaaaattttatcaaaattttatttctatataaaaaattttgtcaaaatgttatttctatatagaaaattttgtcaaaattttatttctatatagaaatttttgtcaaaaatttatttctacaggaaattttgtcaaaattatatatctatagaaaattttgtcaaaattatatatctatagaaatttttgtcaaaattttttttcgatagaaatttttattaaaattttatttctatagaaaattttgtgaaaatgttatttctatagaaaatcttgttaaaatcttatttctatatagaaaattttgtcaaaattatatatctatagaaaattttcttcaatctttttttttctatagaaattttgtcaaaattttatttctatagaaaattttctcaaaattgtatttctatagaaaattttctcaaaattttatttctacaggaaattttggcaaaatattaattctatagaaaattttgtcaaaattatatatctatagaaaattttgtcaaaattttatttctatatagaaaattttgtcaaaattttatttctatatagaaaattttgtcaaaattttatttctatagacaattttatcaaaattttatttctatacacagaaaaaaatatcaccaaaatatttccaattaaaaagttaattgaagttgaaaattttttcaattaataaattaattgatacaattaacttgttaatcatgatagaaacattaagttaattaagtcaatgattgaaatttttaaaatgtttaattaaaaaattaattgatacaattaactttttaatcaaattcggaagactaattcagttaaaaaaagtgctgattttttttttacttttttactaagccaatctaactaagtaatttaaaaatagttacctttttcaattaataaattaattgcgttttgcaatcaacatcaattaaatttttaattgaatcaattaaataattaattgaattttgctgaaaaaatcaattaattttttaatcaagaattttttctatgcccaattaaaactgtgattgatactatcattttcgtgattgaagacatttcaattaaaaaattaattggatcaattaatttggtgattgaatcagagaaaaaattttttgtgtgtatacaaaattttgtcaaaatttttgcccacaaaaaaaaagttgtccACTTTGGAGAGGTgtacgtttttcaaaatatccaagtttgagaggtttcactgtattttatTCACAAAACATACAACCTCCAATTATAAAATGAAATAGTTGGCAAATATTtgatactaaattttattttaacaaaaattcaaaatatgtttCGAATGTTATGTGACCTCATCGATAGCTTTGatcgagaaataaaatagtttagATTGTTGTGTTCATTGTGTTTCACAGTGTAACGAATAACAAAGTATTGTATGGAATTTTTCAATATGAatcgaaaaaatattataaaatagacAATACTCGTCTGGAGGTACCGGTGCCAATAATAGAACAGGTGTACGAGTGTTTTtggtttggtttatttttttacattggaGTCACACAGACACGTTTTTTAGTTTTACATTGTCAACGAAAACGAGTTGAACTTGTGGAGAGGTAACTAATATCACATATCGTACTACTTTTTATTGTACCTCTACAACTTTTTAACCACAATCTATAATGAACCAGAAAACCAGTAAAACAACCGACTTAAGTCTAGCCTCATTGAGAGGTCCTCTAATTGTTATTAGAGCTTCTAAAAATTTAGTTGGGAACCCCAACTTATGATCCAAAAAGTGCTGGAGCTCACCGGTGCACAAAAACAATTTAGACTGGAAAGAGTTGTTTCACTTGCACAAAATTAGCTTCGATGGGAAGccaccattccaaattgagtagTTTGTGATCAAATCTTCAAATCTCAATCCATTGGACAGTacggttggcactaaaaaataccaaagtatcGGTCATCTCAAGATGGGGCTTCGCCGGAAATGGATCAAAATGCCGCAGTGCCACTTTCGCGCAGCAATTAcaaatgctgttttttttttattttttatttttcatcaacagcgactcgatgagaaataaaattttgaaaaaattttctatagaaataaaattttaacaaaattttctatacaaataaaagtttcacaaaattttctataaaaataaacttttgactctgtagaaataaaattttcagaacattttttatacaaataaaattttcagaaaattttctataaacataaaatgtttacaaaattttttatagaaataaaattttcagaaaatgttctataaaatacaatttttacaaatttttctatagcaataaaattttgagaaaaatttttatagaaataaaattttgacaaaattttttataaaaataaattttgacaaattagaacaaacaaaatttctatagaaataaaattttgataaaattttcagaaaatgttttatacaaataaaatttgcagaaaattttttaaacgactaaaattttcagaaaattttttatacgaataaaatttgcagaaaattttctatagaaataaaattttctatagaaataaaattttgacaaaattttctaaagaaataaaattttgacaaaactttctgtagcgataaaattttcacaaatttttctatagaactaaaattttgacaaaactttctgtagcgataaaattttgacaaaatttctatagatataaaattttgcgaaaattttctatagaaatattttgacaaaattttctatagaaataacgttttggcaaaattttctattttctatagaaataaaattttgtcaaaattttctatagaaataaaatgttgacaaaattctctatagaaaaaaatgtttgttaaatttttttacagaaataaatttttgaaaaaattataaaaataaaattttgacaaaattttcttttttgattctaaagtttttgtttttgctttattttgtttacattacaacaataataaaaaaacaattgtaatgttttttttttattattttatttacatttgtttAGATTTTATCTAGTAAACAATAGAATGCCCtaagtaataataaaataaaaatccaataaattcatatacttggaataaattcgaatgatttatttacttattatatataatattacaatcttatggtaaaaaattttttaattagtaaTACTAGTTTGAAGTCATAGAACGCTCGAGATTAGtcactagaaattaaattgttttctattttttcttcttacatttaaaataatttatcaaatattatttttataaaaaattatacttgTTTCGTCGATAAACTTTGGAatagttttcgtttttttgtatTAGTAAATTCAATTtactaaatcaaaaatgtgtattTTATCTATTTGgattttatatgtaaaaatatatatcataGGTGTCTCTATTATCATAGGGGTGTGCTATGCAACCCGCATTTGTTTAAACGGATATTTTATACTTCCGTTGGTTCCGCTTTTTCAGTTCCGCAATAGGCGGCATCACAGACAAGCTTTTTCGGGGGGTTTGGGGAGATGAAGGTTTGGGATTCGCTTAAATCTTTGCGGCTTTTTAGAGGCATTTCTTCAACGGTAATGAAATCATCTCCTGACTGCACCTCCATATTTTGACTATCTACTCTACTACTTGGCTTCTCCAAGGATCTTTGGCAAGGATGCACATTATTGTTTATGGTTAAATTAATAATTGTGCTACATGTACTAGTGGGTCTTATGAGTATATTGGAGGTATTGGCGGCATTTCTGATCATAAGACTAGATGATGGCGTTACAACACTATGGCTTGAATTATTTGAATGGGCTGAGGTTCGTCTACTACTTCTCTTGTGACGACTATTGAAACTTCTATAGGCTTCTAGATTTTCCCTGGAATTAAGGGCATAGCAACACAGAATTCTTTTGACACCACGTCGAACCCTTTTGTTGCGATAGGCAAATATGAAGGGTGAACTTAGATTTGCTAATAATATCATGAATATAGCCAACTCATTGGATAGAGGAAACGTGGAAGCGGCTGGTATACTGGTCTGCAGCAAGATCAGCACTCCAAATGGCAGATATGAGACTAGGAACATAATCACCACTAATATGCTTATACGTGCTGCCCTAGACTCTTCACGATATTTGAAAAGGGATGAGGCATTCGATAGTCTATGCCGCAGTGAAGACATATAGCTCAAGGCCTTTGGTGAGGTATTTATGGTTGGCATCTGTAAGGCGGCCTGTGTTGGGTGGCACGATTGGTCTTCACTTCCTTGCTGAACAAAGGGACAAACTTCAGCATTTAATATATGGGTCTGGAGATTAGGCGTTGAATGGCTTTGACGTAAAGTTTTTAAACTCTCTTGGCCAGTTAGATCATGGGCCATTGGCTCAGTACGCCTTACTGCAAAGTTGCTTTGTATTTCCACATTTGAAGTTTTGACGGTAAGAATAACATTTTCGTCCCTATTCTGGTGAATATTAATCTTCACCGTATCATTGTTATTATCAATGTGCTGAATTCCTTCTTCCGCATCGATATGTGATAAGCCATCGCCTGATGCTGGCGAAAGAAGTACACCTCCTGCGTCACagtcattttgttgttgttgcttcttATCAATTCTCATTTGCAAACCTCCAATTTGAGTGGAGGTGGATGAAATCGAACTACGATGCAAGGTAAAATTATTGGAGGCATACTGTTGCAGGTGTGAAACATGTTGTCCTTGCATAAGATTCAAGGAACTCTGCATTAGAGGTGAAGATCCATTTTGTCTTATCCTAAGACCATTTTCTCGAGCTTCGGTAATTATGCGCCAATACATACCGCAAACAAATCCAAAGGGTAGTAAGACAATGAGAACAAAATACAAACAGGAGAATACCATGGCAAACATATCATTGGACGAAGATGATTCAAGGCTGGTCACAGATGTATATCCCCCGGAATCTGGCCTTTTGAGGATAGTAGTATCAGCTTCAAAGTCTATTTCTCGAAATGCTGACAGGGCTCCAAATAAGACGCCCATGGACCAAGTCAAGGCAATCAATATCCATGATTTCATACCCGAAATGCGAATATGATAACGCAACGGATCTGTCACAGCACACCAAGTATCGCCAACAACTAAGAGCACGGCCATAGCACCAAGGGCTGCAACCATATCAATCGACCATGACCTCATTTGGAAACTAAGCCATGGTCGTTGTTCTATATCTTCGGTGGCTGCATTACcatctcctccaataggctggCTAATATTTTCCTCTTCTATTTCGGTGATAACCAAAGTGTCCACACTCTCATCTATGGTTAGCTCACGGCAATATGTGTCATTACACTTGTAAATGGTTTCTATGGTTCTAGTAGAACTGCCCTCGCCATCATTGGCGGCGTTACTCTTCTGGTCACCATGACTACTACTACCACTACCGCTACTGCTACTATTACGGTGTACTATAAGACCTTCTTTCTCCACCAATCTACCATTGTGTCTTATGGTCAGTTGGTGATTTCCAGGTTTCGAATAAAACTCAATGCTGTCATCATTCTCGTTCGGTGATAAAAAACTTAAACCAGACTGCAGGGAACCGGTTGTAATGGTCGTGGGACCATCTTTGTTGCTGCCTTCCCGAACGGCTGCTGCTGAGTATTCACCTCCACTCAAAAATAAAGTGGGCGCAAGAATCACACAGCCAACCAAATTTATTATGACTAGATTGATGGTAAATCGATTCGCTGTTGTCCGCAGACCTGGTGTCACCCAAAAGGCAGCCAAAGCCAAAGTGTTTATGACAAATGACACTATAAGAACGGCAAATATCAAAAAGTCTATTGTCATCATTTGGCATAATTAATACAAGCGATATTTACAACGTTTTCTTCGAGATTTGAAATCAAATCGATTTGGGTTTGTTTTCTGTGTTAATTTAGGAGTTCTCGATCTGCTTTGATCGTTATCGCTTTGTTTTGATattattttgaacttcaatttcttttgtttttaattcttctctcttttgtttgttttgcgagtttttttttatgagatGCTGCTAGCCAGCCAGCCAGTCGTCTATTTCTGTTTCTTAGCTGAGATAACGATGACGCCTCTTTCACATGAGCATCTATGCTTATGCTGCGtaggtatgtatgtatatgtgtttGTGTAGTGTGGGTAAGTACATATGCGTTGACATCACTTGTTGGGCGCGCACTTGTTTAAATTCTCTCCACCCCCCTTTTTGATGTCTTCTTCTTT
This is a stretch of genomic DNA from Haematobia irritans isolate KBUSLIRL chromosome 4, ASM5000362v1, whole genome shotgun sequence. It encodes these proteins:
- the LOC142233434 gene encoding uncharacterized protein LOC142233434, producing the protein MMTIDFLIFAVLIVSFVINTLALAAFWVTPGLRTTANRFTINLVIINLVGCVILAPTLFLSGGEYSAAAVREGSNKDGPTTITTGSLQSGLSFLSPNENDDSIEFYSKPGNHQLTIRHNGRLVEKEGLIVHRNSSSSGSGSSSHGDQKSNAANDGEGSSTRTIETIYKCNDTYCRELTIDESVDTLVITEIEEENISQPIGGDGNAATEDIEQRPWLSFQMRSWSIDMVAALGAMAVLLVVGDTWCAVTDPLRYHIRISGMKSWILIALTWSMGVLFGALSAFREIDFEADTTILKRPDSGGYTSVTSLESSSSNDMFAMVFSCLYFVLIVLLPFGFVCGMYWRIITEARENGLRIRQNGSSPLMQSSLNLMQGQHVSHLQQYASNNFTLHRSSISSTSTQIGGLQMRIDKKQQQQNDCDAGGVLLSPASGDGLSHIDAEEGIQHIDNNNDTVKINIHQNRDENVILTVKTSNVEIQSNFAVRRTEPMAHDLTGQESLKTLRQSHSTPNLQTHILNAEVCPFVQQGSEDQSCHPTQAALQMPTINTSPKALSYMSSLRHRLSNASSLFKYREESRAARISILVVIMFLVSYLPFGVLILLQTSIPAASTFPLSNELAIFMILLANLSSPFIFAYRNKRVRRGVKRILCCYALNSRENLEAYRSFNSRHKRSSRRTSAHSNNSSHSVVTPSSSLMIRNAANTSNILIRPTSTCSTIINLTINNNVHPCQRSLEKPSSRVDSQNMEVQSGDDFITVEEMPLKSRKDLSESQTFISPNPPKKLVCDAAYCGTEKAEPTEV